A region from the Nostoc sp. HK-01 genome encodes:
- a CDS encoding peptidase M24 codes for MQLEYRQRREQLIAKIGNGTAIFRSAPMAVMHNDVEYAYRQDSDFFYLTGFNEAQAVAVLAPNHPEHRFVLFVQPKDREKEVWSGYRCGVDAAKEIYGADAAYPINELDEKLPQYLEKADRIYYHLGRDRHFNEKILEHYQSLLRTYPKRGTGPIAIEDTCAVLHSMRLIKTEAELEMMRQAAAIAVEAHNQAMAIAKPGRYEYEIQAEIERIFRLRGGMGPAYPSIVASGVNACVLHYIENHRQMQDRELLLIDAGCAYSYYNSDITRTFPVGGKFTPEQKALYEIVLEAQKQAIAQVQPGNTFKAVHDTAVRVLTAGLIDLGILKGEIDKIIEEEKYKPYYMHRTSHWLGLDVHDVGVYQHGDDKPQILQPGQVLTVEPGLYIVPDTKLAEDQPETDPRWIGIGIRIEDDVLVTPTGHEVLTAGVPKEIDEIERVA; via the coding sequence ATGCAATTAGAATATCGGCAGCGTCGGGAGCAGTTAATAGCAAAAATTGGGAATGGGACTGCGATTTTTCGGAGTGCGCCAATGGCCGTTATGCACAACGATGTGGAATATGCTTATCGGCAAGATAGTGATTTTTTTTACTTAACAGGCTTTAATGAAGCGCAAGCCGTAGCAGTGTTAGCACCAAATCATCCCGAACATCGTTTTGTTTTGTTTGTCCAACCAAAAGACCGAGAAAAAGAAGTATGGTCTGGTTATCGTTGTGGTGTAGATGCAGCCAAAGAAATTTATGGTGCAGATGCAGCTTATCCGATTAACGAATTAGATGAAAAATTGCCCCAATATCTGGAAAAAGCCGATCGCATTTATTATCACTTGGGGCGCGATCGCCATTTTAATGAAAAGATTTTAGAACACTATCAAAGTTTACTGCGGACTTATCCCAAACGAGGTACAGGGCCAATTGCTATTGAAGATACCTGTGCAGTACTTCACAGTATGCGGCTGATTAAAACAGAAGCCGAATTAGAAATGATGCGTCAAGCAGCGGCGATCGCCGTGGAAGCACATAATCAAGCAATGGCGATCGCTAAACCAGGACGTTATGAATACGAAATTCAAGCCGAAATCGAACGGATATTTCGACTCAGAGGCGGAATGGGGCCAGCTTATCCGTCGATTGTGGCTTCTGGTGTGAATGCTTGCGTTCTCCACTACATTGAGAATCATCGCCAGATGCAAGATAGAGAATTGCTATTAATTGATGCGGGTTGTGCATACAGTTATTACAACTCAGATATTACCCGTACATTTCCTGTCGGTGGCAAATTTACGCCCGAACAAAAGGCATTATATGAAATTGTACTAGAAGCCCAAAAACAAGCGATCGCCCAAGTGCAACCAGGTAATACCTTTAAAGCAGTTCATGATACCGCTGTGCGCGTCCTTACCGCAGGCTTAATTGACCTTGGCATTCTCAAAGGCGAAATTGACAAAATCATCGAAGAAGAAAAATACAAACCATACTATATGCACCGCACTAGCCATTGGTTAGGCTTGGATGTGCATGATGTTGGCGTTTACCAACACGGTGACGACAAACCACAGATTTTACAACCTGGTCAAGTGCTAACAGTAGAACCAGGACTTTACATCGTACCAGATACCAAACTAGCCGAAGACCAACCAGAAACAGACCCACGTTGGATTGGTATTGGCATTCGCATTGAAGATGATGTGTTAGTTACACCTACAGGACATGAAGTATTAACAGCTGGAGTTCCCAAAGAAATCGATGAAATAGAAAGAGTTGCTTAG